One Argiope bruennichi chromosome 5, qqArgBrue1.1, whole genome shotgun sequence DNA segment encodes these proteins:
- the LOC129968584 gene encoding fibroin heavy chain-like isoform X23, with amino-acid sequence MHQFSRLTFFFFILFLQGFSALGQNDATVEVISNFIGCLKQSGVFSYEQNEDLNLVLETAKMQRNKMGNRVTESKLKTIRMGVAGSIAETAVASPNGASPSLTSSVDNCLTSAMLQVTGQVDQTFRTEMSQIMQVVYNDEKNSVSSYGYGAGAGAGAGAGAGAGAGAGAGYGGGYGIGNGAGSGAGYGAGAGSAAGSGAGSGAGAGSGVGAGAGYGAGVGAGAGAGAGFGRGYGAGSGAGAGAGAGVGFGSGAGAGAGAGSGAGAGSGYGAGSGAGFGSGAGAGSGSGAGAGYGSGSGSGYGAGSGSGAGAGSGAGSGAGAGSGSSAGAGYGSGAGSGAGSGSGAGGGYGSGAGAGAGSGSGAGSGAGAGYGAGSGTGSGSGSGYGAGSGAGAGAGSGSGTGYGSGSGAGSGAGAGSGSGYGAGSGAGAGVGSGAGSGAGAGYGSGAGAGYGSGAGSGAGAGAGFGSGAGAGAGSGSGSGYGSGFGAGSGAGAGYGSGAGSGAGAGAGFGSGAGAGAGSGSGSGYGSGFGAGSGAGAGAGSGAGAGAGYGRGFGTGAGAGTGRGSGAGYGSGYGAGSGSGIGIGSGLGAGSGYGSGYGAGAGAGSGAGYGAGSGAGAGSGEGAGYGSGSGAGSGAGAGSGSGAGAGYGSGSGSGYGAGSGSGAGAGSGAGAGSGAGAGSGSGAGAASGAGAGSGSGAGAGYGSGAGSGAGYGSGAGAGAGSGSGAGYGSDSGAGSGAGAGSGSGYGAGSGAGAGAGSGAGAGSGAGAGSGSGAGAGSGAGAGSGSGAGAGYGSGAGSGAGYGSGAGAGVGSGSGASYGSGSGAGSGAGAGSGSGYGAGSGAGAGAGSGAGAGAGAGYGSGAAAGYGSGAGSGTGAGYGSGSGAGSGAGSGYGSGYGAGAGVGSGAGYGAGSGVGYGAGSGVGYGAGLGAGAGSGAGAGYGLGAGAGSGSGYGVGAGAGSGAGAGAGYGTGFGTGAGYGAGSGAGSGSGTGAGSGSGAGSGYGSGYGAGTGAGAGYGRGLGAAAGYGTGSGAGAGAGSGAGAGTGAGSGSGSGAGAGYGSGAGSGAGAGSGSGSGSGAGAGAGSGSGAGNGSGSGAGSGAGAGTGSGYGTGAGAGSGAGAGAGSGVGAGAGSGSGAGFGSSYGAGSGYGIGVGSGSGAGAGYGRGLGAGAGYGAGSGAGSGSGSGYGAGSGAGAGIGSGSGAGSGSGYGTGAGAGSGAGAGIGSGSGAGSGSGYGTGAGAGSGAGAGAGTGVGAGAGYGRGFGTGAGYGAGSGAGAGAGSGSGAGFGSGYGAGLGSGIGVGSGSGAGSGAGAGSGAGAGYGSGAGAGYGSGSGSGYGAGSGSGAGAGSGAGAGSGAGAGSGSGAGYGSGAGAGAGSGSGAGYGSGSGAGSGAGAGSGSGYGAGSGAGAGAGSGAGSGAGAGYGSGAGAGYGSGVGSGAGAGAGYGSGAGAGAGSGSGAGYGSGSGAGSGAGSGYGSGYGAGAGVGSGAGYGAGSGVGYGAGSGAGAGSGAGAGYGYGLGAGAGSGSGYGVGAGTGSGAGAGSGAGAGSGSGAGAGYGYGAGAGYGSGAGAGSGSGAGAGAGYGFGAGSGAGAGSGAGAGAGLGAGAGSGAGAGAGSGAGAGSGTGAGSGSGAGAGYGSGAGAGAGSGSGTGYGSGSGAGSGAGAGYGSGYGAGAGAGSGAGYGAGSGAGYGAGSGAGYGAGSGAGAGYGSGSGAGSGAGGGYGSGYGVGAGAGSGAGYGAGSGAGYGAGLGAGAGSGAGAGAGSGAGAGAGSGSGAGAGAGSGSGAGAGAGSGSGAGSGYGSGAGTGAGSGYGSGYGVGSGAGAGSGAGAGSGYGSGAGAGAGSGSGAGYGSGYGAGSGVGSGAGAGSGSGAGSGAGAGAGYGSGYGAGAGAGYGAGSGAGAGAGSGSGYGAGAGAGYGAGSGAGAGAGSGSGYGAGAGAGSGAGAGSGSGAGSGAGAGAGYGAGSGAGAGSGSGSGYGAGAGAGYGAGSGAGAGAGSGSGYGAGAGAGYGAGSGAGAGAGSGSGYGAGAGAGSGAGAGAGSGAGAGSGSGAGSGAGAGAGYGAGSGAGAGSGSGTGSGAGAGAGYGAGSGAGAGAGYGGGFGAGSGSGSGAGAGVGSGSGYGTGAGSGAGAGSGAGAGSGVGAGAGSGSGAGYGSGYGAGSGAGSSAGAGSGSGYGTGAGTGSGSGVGFGAGYGGGYGAGFGAGSGVGYGAGAGAGAGTGNVIGDAFAQEFTKNLLSSGVLTSETVTSSSAQATASSMAATAAQSLGLDANTANYLSNEMARMAASMAQSASDQAAFVQALSYNMGKLLAESGAINESTASSAASSASSSVTQTIRTYDLGGGAGYGGAAAAGAGASAAAGASASSSVSSSSGVGTANYGGYGYGTAGAATEAGAYSSALSGLASPEAVNRIVSNIGPIVYGGSSALSDVASNIISQVSASAYGASANDVVIQGLLELISILVHIINNCSIGPVNPNGADASLATVRQAMAPILG; translated from the exons ATGCATCAGTTTTCTCGATTAAcgttctttttcttcattttattcctTCAAGGGTTTTCGGCCCTAGGACAAAATGACGCTACAGTAGAAGTGATCTCAAACTTTATAGGGTGTTTGAAACAAAGCGGTGTGTTCTCATATGAACAAAATGAGGATCTGAACCTAGTCTTAGAAACGGCCAAAATGCAGAGAAATAAAATGGGAAACAGAGTAACAGAAAGCAAACTTAAAACAATAAGGATGGGTGTGGCTGGATCCATAGCTGAAACAGCAGTAGCTTCCCCGAATGGAGCTTCTCCGTCTTTGACAAGCAGCGTTGACAACTGTTTGACTAGCGCAATGCTCCAAGTGACTGGACAAGTAGATCAAACTTTCAGAACGGAAATGTCGCAAATCATGCAAGTAGTGTATAATGACGAAAAAAATTCTGTATCTTCATACGGATATGGCGCTGGCGCAGGAGCAGGAGCAGGAGCCGGTGCTGGTGCCGGAGCCGGAGCTGGAGCTGGATATGGAGGGGGGTACGGAATCGGTAACGGTGCTGGATCAGGCGCTGGATATGGAGCTGGAGCTGGATCAGCCGCAGGATCAGGAGCAGGTTCGGGAGCAGGAGCAGGTTCGGGAGTAGGAGCTGGAGCTGGATACGGTGCGGGAGTTGGTGCAGGTGCTGGAGCCGGAGCTGGATTTGGAAGAGGATATGGTGCTGGTTCGGGAGCTGGAGCTGGAGCAGGTGCTGGAGTGGGATTTGGATCTGGAGCAGGAGCCGGAGCTGGAGCTGGATCAGGTGCGGGAGCCGGAAGTGGTTACGGTGCTGGTTCTGGAGCTGGATTTGGATCAGGAGCTGGAGCTGGATCTGGATCAGGAGCTGGAGCTGGTTACGGATCGGGATCAGGAAGCGGTTATGGTGCTGGATCAGGTTCAGGAGCCGGAGCTGGTTCAGGTGCTGGATCGGGTGCCGGAGCGGGATCTGGATCAAGTGCTGGAGCTGGATACGGATCTGGCGCTGGATCAGGAGCTGGATCTGGATCAGGAGCGGGCGGTGGATACGGATCGGGTGCAGGAGCCGGAGCTGGGTCAGGTTCTGGAGCTGGATCAGGTGCCGGAGCAGGATACGGAGCAGGATCAGGTACTGGATCGGGATCTGGTAGCGGTTACGGTGCTGGATCAGGTGCCGGAGCCGGAGCTGGATCAGGTTCAGGAACCGGTTACGGAAGTGGTTCTGGAGCTGGATCCGGTGCTGGTGCGGGATCTGGAAGCGGTTATGGTGCTGGATCAGGTGCAGGTGCCGGAGTTGGTTCAGGTGCTGGATCGGGTGCAGGAGCCGGATATGGATCAGGTGCTGGGGCTGGATACGGATCTGGCGCTGGATCAGGTGCTGGAGCGGGAGCTGGATTCGGATCGGGTGCCGGAGCCGGAGCTGGGTCAGGTTCAGGGTCTGGTTACGGAAGTGGTTTTGGTGCTGGATCAGGTGCTGGGGCTGGATACGGATCTGGCGCTGGATCAGGTGCTGGAGCGGGAGCTGGATTCGGATCGGGTGCCGGAGCCGGAGCTGGGTCAGGTTCAGGGTCTGGTTACGGAAGTGGTTTTGGTGCTGGATCAGGTGCAGGAGCCGGAGCTGGATCAGGCGCAGGTGCGGGAGCTGGATACGGAAGAGGATTCGGTACTGGAGCTGGAGCTGGAACTGGGAGAGGTTCTGGAGCCGGTTACGGAAGTGGCTATGGAGCTGGTTCAGGTTCCGGAATTGGTATTGGTTCAGGATTAGGTGCTGGATCGGGATACGGAAGCGGTTATGGTGCCGGAGCTGGTGCTGGATCAGGTGCAGGATACGGAGCAGGTTCAGGTGCTGGAGCTGGATCGGGAGAAGGAGCTGGATATGGATCAGGTTCTGGAGCTGGATCAGGAGCTGGCGCAGGATCTGGATCAGGAGCTGGAGCTGGTTACGGATCGGGATCAGGAAGCGGTTATGGAGCTGGATCCGGTTCAGGAGCCGGAGCTGGTTCAGGTGCTGGAGCTGGATCGGGTGCAGGAGCGGGATCTGGCTCAGGTGCTGGAGCTGCATCGGGTGCAGGAGCAGGATCTGGCTCAGGTGCTGGAGCTGGATACGGATCTGGCGCTGGATCAGGTGCTGGATACGGATCGGGAGCCGGAGCCGGAGCTGGGTCAGGTTCAGGAGCCGGTTACGGAAGTGATTCTGGAGCTGGATCCGGTGCTGGAGCGGGATCTGGAAGCGGTTATGGTGCTGGATCTGGCGCAGGAGCAGGAGCTGGTTCAG GTGCTGGAGCTGGATCGGGTGCAGGAGCGGGATCTGGCTCAGGTGCTGGAGCTGGATCGGGTGCAGGAGCAGGATCTGGCTCAGGTGCTGGAGCTGGATACGGATCTGGCGCTGGATCAGGTGCTGGATACGGATCGGGAGCCGGAGCCGGAGTTGGGTCAGGTTCAGGAGCCAGTTACGGAAGTGGTTCTGGAGCTGGATCCGGTGCTGGAGCGGGATCTGGAAGCGGTTATGGTGCTGGATCTGGCGCAGGAGCAGGAGCTGGTTCAGGTGCTGGAGCGGGTGCAGGAGCCGGATATGGATCAGGTGCTGCAGCTGGTTACGGATCTGGCGCTGGATCAGGTACAGGAGCTGGTTACGGAAGTGGTTCTGGTGCTGGATCAGGTGCAGGATCGGGATACGGAAGCGGTTATGGTGCCGGAGCCGGAGTTGGATCAGGTGCAGGATACGGAGCAGGATCAGGTGTAGGCTACGGAGCAGGATCAGGTGTAGGCTACGGAGCAGGATTAGGTGCTGGAGCTGGATCGGGAGCAGGAGCTGGATATGGATTGGGTGCCGGAGCGGGATCAGGAAGTGGATATGGTGTTGGAGCCGGAGCTGGATCAGGCGCAGGAGCTGGAGCTGGATACGGAACAGGATTTGGCACTGGAGCCGGATATGGCGCTGGATCAGGTGCTGGTTCAGGATCCGGAACAGGAGCTGGTTCAGGATCAGGTGCTGGATCGGGATATGGAAGCGGTTATGGTGCTGGAACAGGTGCTGGAGCTGGATATGGAAGAGGATTAGGTGCTGCAGCCGGATATGGCACTGGATCAGGTGCAGGTGCCGGAGCTGGTTCAGGTGCTGGAGCTGGAACGGGAGCAGGATCCGGATCTGGGTCGGGTGCTGGTGCTGGATACGGATCTGGCGCAGGATCAGGAGCTGGAGCTGGATCTGGATCAGGATCAGGATCGGGAGCAGGAGCCGGAGCTGGGTCAGGTTCTGGAGCCGGTAACGGAAGTGGTTCTGGAGCTGGATCAGGTGCCGGAGCGGGAACTGGAAGTGGATATGGTACTGGAGCCGGCGCTGGATCAGGTGCAGGGGCCGGAGCTGGATCGGGCGTAGGTGCGGGAGCTGGATCAGGTTCTGGAGCCGGTTTTGGAAGTTCCTATGGTGCTGGTTCAGGATACGGAATTGGTGTTGGTTCAGGATCAGGTGCTGGAGCTGGATACGGAAGAGGATTAGGTGCTGGAGCCGGATATGGAGCTGGATCAGGTGCAGGATCGGGATCTGGTAGCGGTTACGGAGCGGGATCAGGTGCAGGAGCCGGTATCGGAAGTGGTTCTGGAGCTGGATCAGGAAGCGGTTATGGTACTGGAGCCGGCGCTGGATCAGGTGCAGGAGCCGGTATCGGAAGTGGTTCTGGAGCTGGATCAGGAAGCGGTTATGGTACTGGAGCCGGCGCTGGATCAGGTGCAGGAGCTGGAGCTGGAACGGGCGTAGGTGCGGGAGCTGGATACGGAAGAGGGTTCGGTACTGGAGCCGGATATGGCGCTGGATCAGGTGCGGGAGCAGGAGCTGGTTCAGGTTCTGGAGCCGGTTTCGGAAGTGGCTATGGCGCTGGTTTAGGATCCGGAATTGGTGTTGGTTCAGGATCAGGTGCTGGATCGGGTGCTGGAGCTGGATCGGGAGCAGGAGCTGGATATGGATCAGGAGCTGGAGCTGGTTACGGATCGGGATCAGGAAGCGGTTATGGAGCTGGATCAGGTTCAGGAGCCGGAGCAGGTTCAGGTGCTGGAGCTGGATCAGGTGCAGGAGCGGGATCTGGATCAGGTGCTGGATACGGATCGGGAGCCGGAGCCGGAGCTGGGTCAGGTTCAGGAGCCGGTTACGGAAGTGGTTCTGGAGCTGGATCCGGTGCTGGAGCGGGATCTGGAAGCGGTTATGGTGCTGGATCTGGTGCAGGAGCAGGAGCTGGTTCAGGTGCTGGATCGGGTGCAGGAGCCGGATATGGATCAGGTGCTGGTGCTGGATACGGATCTGGCGTTGGATCAGGTGCTGGAGCGGGAGCTGGATACGGATCGGGTGCAGGAGCTGGAGCTGGGTCAGGTTCAGGAGCTGGTTACGGAAGTGGTTCTGGTGCTGGATCAGGTGCAGGATCGGGATACGGAAGCGGTTATGGTGCCGGAGCCGGTGTTGGATCAGGCGCAGGATACGGAGCAGGATCAGGTGTAGGCTACGGAGCAGGATCAGGTGCTGGAGCTGGATCGGGAGCAGGAGCTGGATATGGTTACGGATTGGGTGCCGGAGCGGGATCAGGAAGTGGATATGGTGTTGGAGCCGGCACGGGATCAGGTGCTGGAGCTGGATCGGGAGCAGGAGCCGGATCTGGGTCGGGTGCTGGTGCTGGATACGGATATGGCGCTGGAGCTGGATACGGATCGGGTGCCGGAGCTGGATCTGGATCAGGAGCCGGAGCTGGAGCTGGATACGGATTTGGCGCTGGATCAGGAGCTGGAGCTGGATCAGGTGCAGGAGCCGGAGCTGGATTAGGTGCGGGCGCGGGATCAGGTGCAGGAGCCGGAGCTGGATCAGGTGCTGGAGCTGGATCAGGAACTGGAGCTGGATCTGGATCGGGAGCGGGAGCTGGATACGGATCGGGTGCAGGAGCCGGAGCTGGGTCAGGTTCTGGAACCGGTTACGGAAGTGGTTCTGGAGCTGGATCAGGTGCCGGAGCTGGATACGGAAGCGGCTATGGTGCCGGAGCCGGTGCTGGATCAGGTGCAGGATACGGAGCAGGATCAGGTGCAGGCTACGGAGCAGGATCAG GTGCAGGCTACGGAGCAGGATCAGGTGCTGGAGCCGGTTACGGAAGTGGTTCTGGAGCTGGATCAGGTGCCGGAGGTGGATACGGAAGCGGTTATGGTGTCGGAGCCGGTGCTGGATCAGGTGCAGGATACGGAGCAGGATCAGGTGCAGGCTACGGAGCAGGATTAGGTGCTGGAGCTGGATCGGGAGCAGGAGCTGGTGCTGGATCAGGTGCTGGAGCGGGAGCTGGATCTGGATCAGGTGCTGGAGCGGGAGCTGGATCTGGATCAGGTGCTGGAGCGGGAGCTGGATCTGGATCAGGGGCGGGATCTGGATACGGATCAGGTGCCGGTACTGGAGCTGGGTCTGGTTACGGAAGTGGCTATGGAGTTGGTTCAGGTGCTGGAGCTGGATCTGGCGCTGGAGCAGGATCTGGATATGGATCGGGTGCCGGTGCCGGAGCAGGGTCTGGTTCTGGAGCCGGTTACGGAAGCGGATATGGTGCTGGTTCTGGAGTTGGATCAGGTGCAGGAGCAGGATCTGGATCAGGCGCTGGATCAGGTGCTGGAGCCGGAGCAGGATATGGAAGCGGTTATGGTGCTGGAGCTGGAGCAGGTTATGGTGCGGGATCAGGTGCTGGAGCCGGAGCAGGATCTGGAAGCGGTTATGGTGCTGGAGCTGGAGCAGGTTATGGTGCGGGATCAGGTGCTGGAGCCGGAGCGGGATCTGGCAGCGGTTATGGTGCTGGAGCTGGCGCTGGATCAGGTGCAGGAGCAGGATCTGGATCAGGCGCTGGATCAGGTGCGGGAGCTGGAGCAGGTTATGGTGCGGGATCAGGTGCAGGAGCAGGATCTGGATCTGGAAGCGGTTATGGTGCTGGAGCTGGAGCAGGTTATGGTGCGGGATCAGGTGCTGGAGCCGGAGCAGGATCTGGAAGCGGTTATGGTGCTGGAGCTGGAGCAGGTTATGGTGCGGGATCAGGTGCTGGAGCCGGAGCGGGATCTGGAAGCGGTTATGGTGCTGGAGCTGGCGCTGGATCAGGTGCAGGAGCTGGCGCTGGATCAGGTGCAGGAGCAGGATCTGGATCAGGCGCTGGATCAGGTGCGGGAGCTGGAGCAGGTTATGGTGCGGGATCAGGTGCAGGAGCAGGATCTGGATCAGGCACTGGATCAGGTGCGGGAGCTGGAGCAGGTTATGGTGCGGGATCAGGTGCTGGAGCCGGAGCTGGATATGGTGGAGGTTTTGGTGCTGGTTCAGGATCTGGATCGGGTGCTGGTGCTGGTGTGGGATCTGGAAGTGGTTATGGCACTGGAGCCGGATCTGGAGCAGGAGCTGGATCTGGTGCAGGTGCTGGATCTGGGGTAGGAGCCGGAGCTGGATCAGGTTCTGGAGCCGGTTATGGAAGTGGCTATGGTGCTGGTTCTGGAGCTGGATCAAGTGCTGGAGCGGGATCTGGAAGCGGTTATGGAACTGGAGCGGGAACTGGCTCTGGATCAGGTGTTGGTTTTGGAGCCGGATACGGAGGAGGTTACGGTGCTGGTTTCGGAGCTGGAAGCGGCGTCGGATATGGTGCTGGCGCAGGAGCTGGTGCAGGAACTGGTAATGTCATTGGAGATGCCTTTGCTCAAGAGTTTACCAAGAATTTACTATCCTCGGGTGTTTTAACCTCTGAAACTGTAACTTCCTCTTCTGCTCAAGCGACTGCATCCTCAATGGCTGCTACTGCAGCTCAAAGCTTGGGCTTGGATGCTAATACGGCTAACTACTTGTCTAACGAAATGGCCAGAATGGCTGCTTCCATGGCACAGAGTGCTAGCGACCAGGCTGCTTTTGTTCAGGCTCTGTCGTATAACATGGGAAAACTTCTTGCGGAATCTGGTGCGATTAATGAAAGTACAGCGTCATCTGCTGCCTCAAGCGCCTCTTCTTCGGTAACCCAAACTATAAGAACTTACGATCTTGGAGGAGGAGCTGGATACGGTGGCGCAGCGGCAGCTGGCGCTGGTGCATCAGCTGCGGCTGGAGCTTCAGCATCTTCAAGTGTCTCGTCTTCTAGTGGAGTTGGTACTGCAAATTACGGTGGATATGGATATGGAACGGCTGGTGCAGCAACAGAAGCTGGTGCGTATAGTAGTGCACTGAGTGGTCTGGCATCCCCTGAAGCGGTAAATAGAATAGTGTCTAACATTGGACCTATTGTATATGGTGGTTCGTCCGCTCTATCCGATGTAGCATCAAATATTATCTCCCAAGTTAGCGCTTCTGCTTATGGTGCCTCTGCTAATGACGTTGTAATCCAAGGTTTGCTGGAATTGATTTCTATTCttgttcatataataaataattgctcCATTGGTCCTGTTAACCCAAATGGAGCTGATGCATCTCTGGCTACTGTCAGACAGGCAATGGCGCCTATTCTTGGTTAA